From the Armatimonadota bacterium genome, one window contains:
- a CDS encoding IS1595 family transposase — protein sequence MADLLALPKSLMDAMAKFSNEDYAFEYVKAKRWPNGVICPRCGTMEPSFVKSRKIWRCHGCKKQFSIRLGTIFEDSPIPLGKWLSGVWLMANAKNGVSSCEVARSLEITQKSAWHLVHRIRLAMEAEPPFRLLEGTVEADETFVGGKLDRRRHKAGRDKFGDWAHKTPVMGVLERGGEVRAMTIPRSSAPQLTRTVRRHVSPGSNLYTDAHAGYYWLKTDYLHETVNHLDEWARGAVHTNNIECFWSLFKRSIRGTWVRPSRKHMDRYAVDQAFRWNLRETDDPGRFAELSGRVFDRRLTWQDLVR from the coding sequence GTGGCCGACCTTCTAGCACTACCCAAGAGCCTGATGGACGCGATGGCGAAGTTCTCGAATGAGGACTATGCTTTCGAGTACGTCAAGGCTAAACGATGGCCGAACGGCGTCATCTGTCCAAGGTGCGGCACTATGGAGCCGTCCTTCGTCAAGTCTCGCAAGATATGGCGTTGCCACGGTTGCAAGAAGCAGTTCAGCATCCGACTTGGCACCATATTCGAGGACAGTCCGATACCGTTGGGCAAATGGCTCTCTGGCGTTTGGCTAATGGCGAACGCTAAGAACGGTGTTAGTTCCTGCGAGGTCGCCAGGAGCCTTGAGATCACGCAAAAGTCAGCATGGCACCTGGTTCACCGGATCAGGCTCGCAATGGAGGCAGAGCCGCCCTTTCGTCTATTGGAGGGCACGGTAGAAGCCGATGAGACCTTCGTTGGGGGCAAGCTGGACAGGCGGAGGCACAAGGCGGGCAGAGACAAGTTTGGCGACTGGGCCCACAAGACGCCAGTGATGGGCGTCCTCGAAAGGGGCGGAGAGGTGCGGGCCATGACGATCCCGCGCTCAAGTGCGCCCCAACTCACTCGCACCGTCCGACGCCACGTGTCGCCAGGATCGAACCTCTATACAGACGCGCACGCAGGCTACTACTGGCTCAAGACGGACTACCTGCACGAGACTGTAAACCATTTGGATGAGTGGGCGCGTGGTGCCGTCCACACCAACAATATCGAGTGCTTCTGGAGCCTGTTCAAGCGGAGCATCAGAGGCACATGGGTTCGCCCTAGCCGCAAGCACATGGATCGGTACGCCGTAGACCAAGCTTTCCGCTGGAACCTCAGAGAGACAGACGACCCTGGCCGCTTCGCTGAGCTGTCTGGCCGTGTGTTTGATCGTCGGCTGACATGGCAGGACTTGGTTCGCTAG
- a CDS encoding DUF3800 domain-containing protein, producing MADVHMFGDEAGDNKFKATCSNYYMIGTVCMTVGTLAQDLWELRRDLTESGDFTGTFFHACNDTWPVRNAVFQLIASHQFKFDATVIEKRKTEPHLVRNKQRFYKQAWFFHMSKIGKNRVRAGQSLFLVAASQKSDHNDMSRIKRDLDDICNQTLAGRTFTTACWPSASDPWLQVADYCSWAVQRKYERGDDTCMKLISSQIDTLYHPFHHGAKRY from the coding sequence ATGGCGGATGTACATATGTTCGGGGATGAGGCTGGCGACAATAAGTTCAAGGCCACCTGTTCCAACTACTACATGATCGGCACGGTCTGCATGACCGTGGGAACTCTAGCCCAAGACCTCTGGGAGCTTCGCCGAGACTTGACTGAGAGCGGCGACTTTACTGGCACCTTCTTTCATGCCTGCAATGACACGTGGCCGGTTCGTAATGCGGTCTTCCAGTTGATTGCCAGCCACCAGTTCAAGTTCGACGCCACGGTGATCGAGAAGCGTAAGACCGAGCCGCACCTGGTCAGGAACAAGCAACGGTTTTACAAACAGGCTTGGTTCTTTCACATGAGCAAGATTGGCAAGAATCGAGTCCGGGCCGGGCAGTCGTTGTTTCTCGTAGCTGCATCGCAGAAGAGTGACCACAACGACATGAGTCGAATCAAGAGAGATTTGGACGACATCTGTAACCAGACCCTTGCGGGGAGGACTTTTACGACTGCCTGCTGGCCCTCTGCTTCAGATCCATGGCTACAGGTGGCTGATTACTGTAGCTGGGCCGTACAACGAAAGTACGAGCGTGGCGACGACACTTGCATGAAGTTGATTTCGTCTCAGATCGACACCCTATATCATCCGTTCCATCATGGAGCCAAAAGATACTAG
- a CDS encoding VOC family protein: MSIKIGHIEVFCKDTAEARDWYVDVLGARPVSEQDEYQWVEIGGTEILLRPGKGVPGGGYKDSAVALVLYVEDAAVFKEQLENNGVEVTHGDNDECLTFQDPDGHWIQAVQR, translated from the coding sequence ATGTCCATTAAGATCGGCCACATCGAGGTCTTCTGCAAGGACACCGCAGAGGCGAGAGACTGGTACGTTGATGTATTAGGCGCAAGACCCGTATCGGAGCAGGATGAGTACCAGTGGGTCGAAATCGGCGGCACAGAGATCCTCCTGCGCCCCGGCAAAGGTGTGCCAGGAGGCGGTTACAAGGACAGCGCGGTGGCGCTCGTCCTGTACGTGGAGGACGCCGCAGTCTTCAAAGAGCAGCTAGAGAACAACGGCGTCGAAGTCACCCACGGCGACAACGACGAGTGCCTGACGTTCCAAGACCCGGACGGTCATTGGATACAAGCGGTCCAACGCTGA
- a CDS encoding ketoacyl-ACP synthase III: MSIRAVIHGRGHSVPDKVLTNADFERMVDTDSEWILQRTGIEERRVCTAEESTSTLAIAAAKEALDSAGVRAADIDTVVVSTVTGDMQFPSTASIVQDAVGAKNAGAFDIGAACAGFIYSLSVSASMVESGRAKTVLLIGADALTKFVDYTDRSTCILFGDGAGAFVLKGEEGTDRGLIDTVMYSDGSGLVYINVEGGGSRYPHDLASSHGKKPYIYMAGPETYKFAVKAMVDACGKVLEKTGMTASDVDLFVPHQANLRIIMSAASRLGLPEEKVYLNVQKYGNTSGGSIPLGLYEAVIDGRLEKNMVVMTVGFGAGLVWGANLIRW; encoded by the coding sequence ATGAGCATTCGAGCGGTGATCCACGGCCGTGGACATTCCGTACCTGACAAGGTGCTGACGAACGCGGATTTTGAGCGAATGGTGGACACCGACAGCGAGTGGATCCTCCAGCGAACGGGCATCGAGGAGCGGCGAGTCTGCACAGCCGAAGAGTCGACGAGCACCCTTGCGATCGCCGCAGCGAAGGAGGCCCTCGACAGTGCGGGGGTTCGTGCGGCCGATATCGATACGGTCGTCGTGTCAACGGTCACTGGCGATATGCAGTTCCCTTCTACAGCCAGCATCGTCCAAGATGCTGTTGGCGCGAAGAACGCGGGGGCGTTCGACATCGGAGCGGCCTGTGCTGGCTTCATTTACTCGCTAAGCGTCAGCGCGTCAATGGTTGAGTCCGGCCGGGCCAAGACCGTGCTCTTGATCGGGGCCGACGCCTTGACGAAGTTTGTTGACTACACGGACCGCTCCACCTGCATCCTGTTCGGAGATGGCGCCGGTGCGTTCGTGCTCAAGGGCGAAGAGGGCACCGACCGCGGACTCATCGACACAGTCATGTACTCCGATGGATCCGGCTTGGTCTACATCAACGTGGAGGGCGGCGGCTCCCGATACCCGCACGATCTGGCGAGCTCGCACGGCAAGAAGCCGTACATCTACATGGCCGGCCCAGAGACGTACAAGTTCGCCGTCAAGGCGATGGTCGACGCTTGCGGCAAAGTCCTCGAGAAGACGGGCATGACCGCCAGCGACGTCGATCTGTTCGTACCTCACCAAGCGAACTTGCGGATCATCATGTCTGCTGCATCGCGGCTCGGGCTGCCGGAAGAAAAGGTGTACTTGAACGTTCAAAAGTACGGAAACACGAGCGGCGGATCGATCCCGCTCGGGCTTTATGAGGCGGTGATCGACGGTCGGCTGGAGAAGAACATGGTCGTGATGACCGTCGGCTTCGGCGCAGGACTCGTGTGGGGCGCTAATTTGATCCGGTGGTAG
- the plsX gene encoding phosphate acyltransferase PlsX: protein MRIALDAMGGDYAPDVVVAGALLASEKLDGNIILVGDPARIKACLDGCAPTNVSIHPASEVVEMHDKPTVALRRKKDSSLAVACQLVKDGQADAMVSAGNTGAVTACSLVSWRPIEGVHRPAIASYVPTKHGRFLLLDAGASPDVDPVHLLEFALMGRAYAEKVMQRVNPSVHLLNIGEEPGKGNAFAKRAHELLSDHAWFAGNIEGTEMFRSPCDVVVCDAFAGNLVLKTAEGVSQFIMDEIKRSVSSGFARLAALPLKLALRPVKKLLDYAEYGGSPLLGLNGMCIICHGHSNARAIASAVALAAVAIQNDLVPTIREAVAHESKLKNA, encoded by the coding sequence TTGAGGATCGCGCTGGACGCTATGGGCGGGGACTACGCTCCCGATGTGGTCGTCGCCGGAGCGCTGCTCGCGTCTGAAAAGCTCGACGGCAACATTATCCTGGTCGGCGATCCAGCGAGAATTAAGGCGTGCTTGGACGGATGCGCGCCGACCAACGTCTCCATCCATCCTGCCAGCGAGGTCGTCGAAATGCACGACAAGCCCACCGTGGCTCTGCGGAGGAAGAAGGACTCCTCGCTCGCCGTGGCTTGTCAGCTTGTCAAGGACGGGCAGGCAGACGCGATGGTTTCGGCGGGCAACACTGGCGCTGTGACGGCCTGCTCGCTCGTGTCCTGGCGACCGATCGAAGGGGTTCATCGTCCCGCGATCGCGAGCTATGTGCCGACCAAGCACGGCCGGTTCCTGCTGCTCGATGCTGGCGCGTCGCCCGACGTCGACCCCGTTCACCTGCTTGAGTTCGCACTCATGGGCCGCGCGTACGCAGAGAAGGTGATGCAGAGGGTGAACCCTAGCGTGCATCTGCTGAATATCGGCGAAGAGCCCGGCAAGGGCAACGCGTTCGCAAAGCGGGCACACGAACTGCTCAGCGACCATGCGTGGTTTGCAGGGAACATCGAAGGCACCGAAATGTTCCGCAGCCCCTGCGACGTCGTTGTCTGTGATGCGTTTGCCGGGAACCTCGTACTCAAAACCGCCGAGGGCGTCAGCCAATTCATCATGGATGAGATCAAGCGATCCGTTTCAAGCGGATTTGCAAGGCTGGCCGCCCTTCCGCTCAAATTGGCATTGCGACCCGTGAAAAAGCTGCTCGACTACGCAGAATACGGCGGGTCGCCACTCCTCGGTCTCAACGGCATGTGTATCATCTGTCACGGCCACAGCAATGCGCGGGCGATCGCAAGCGCCGTCGCACTTGCTGCCGTTGCGATCCAGAACGACCTTGTACCGACCATTCGTGAGGCCGTCGCACACGAAAGTAAACTGAAAAACGCATGA
- a CDS encoding DUF177 domain-containing protein translates to MKRDGLIDLNGAIQHPGCKLAFEVSTSLGQEQDLDLLEPVTGSLHVECTGNLLILSGEFRSRCVLECARCGAPLETDLDFEMEDHIVVEGTPSCYGTGDFARVEPEEDFPIFDGNSLICDAYVRQGVLINLPGQPLCKFGWDGACPHALRTESARPDTGHPGMQNLGKLLHPQEPGA, encoded by the coding sequence ATGAAACGCGACGGGCTCATCGACTTGAACGGCGCTATTCAGCACCCAGGTTGCAAGCTCGCCTTCGAAGTCAGCACGAGCCTGGGCCAGGAGCAAGACTTGGATTTGCTTGAGCCCGTCACCGGGTCTTTGCACGTCGAGTGCACCGGCAACCTTCTGATTCTGAGCGGTGAATTTCGCAGCAGGTGCGTTTTGGAGTGTGCTCGCTGCGGGGCACCCCTTGAAACCGACCTCGATTTTGAAATGGAGGATCACATCGTTGTCGAGGGCACGCCAAGCTGTTACGGGACCGGCGACTTCGCCAGAGTCGAACCAGAGGAAGACTTCCCGATCTTCGACGGCAACTCGCTGATTTGCGACGCCTACGTCAGACAGGGAGTTCTGATCAACCTTCCAGGACAGCCGCTTTGCAAGTTCGGATGGGACGGCGCCTGCCCGCACGCGCTCCGGACAGAGAGTGCGCGGCCGGACACCGGGCACCCCGGCATGCAGAACCTAGGGAAGCTCCTTCATCCACAGGAGCCCGGGGCTTGA
- a CDS encoding proteasome accessory factor PafA2 family protein — protein sequence MRSILAGLDTEYGLAVEGRGAEDQIDDAEALIRSYPDERFLGWDYRFESPRRDLRGFDLERLASDPVDAAFDKGRAPTVDQRADLVLVNGARLYNDHGHPEYATPECWSLRELALHDMAGDRTMLLAASAFEVQTGRSARLFKNNTDFHGASYGTHESYLVPRSVPVEQLIRGLLPLFVARQVLCGAGKVGSDSGSRCEYQMSQRADFFVDSVSAETLYKRPIFNTRDEPHADVRQWMRLHVICGESNRIPSAVTRKVGLVKLALASIVEGIAPEWDLSSPVESVQAVSRSCDEEGRVELASGWTTPREILESYFAAAEPYIDSWFAADIANELTQVVSDCRTLLADRFERSGEFARKVDWAAKLQQLRSFADAEGTGWKEPAMQSIDLAYHELGGQDALFPALVEADVVEAMPDDGEVEVRMRSTFEYSRAFARGLAVRDYREELAGVSWGNLRFQLGDGIRDVSLDPSKKYPDELQRCKSVEEFISLLEDVSRT from the coding sequence ATGCGGTCGATTCTGGCCGGACTTGACACCGAGTACGGCTTAGCGGTCGAAGGACGAGGCGCAGAGGACCAGATAGACGACGCAGAAGCGCTCATCCGGAGTTATCCGGATGAGCGCTTCTTAGGTTGGGACTACCGGTTTGAATCGCCGAGGAGAGACCTTCGCGGGTTCGACTTGGAGCGGCTGGCATCAGACCCCGTCGATGCCGCTTTCGATAAGGGGCGAGCGCCAACTGTCGATCAGCGGGCCGACCTCGTCCTTGTCAACGGGGCGAGGCTGTACAACGACCACGGCCACCCAGAGTACGCGACACCGGAGTGCTGGAGCCTGAGAGAGCTCGCCCTGCACGATATGGCGGGGGATCGCACGATGCTGCTTGCCGCGAGCGCCTTTGAGGTTCAGACAGGGCGTTCAGCGCGGCTATTCAAGAACAACACGGACTTTCACGGAGCGTCGTACGGCACCCATGAGAGCTACCTGGTGCCGAGGAGCGTTCCGGTAGAGCAGCTCATCCGCGGCCTCCTTCCGCTATTCGTCGCCAGGCAGGTGCTTTGTGGGGCTGGCAAGGTCGGCAGCGATAGCGGCAGCCGGTGTGAGTACCAAATGTCGCAGCGCGCTGACTTCTTCGTCGATTCCGTGAGCGCCGAGACTCTGTACAAACGACCGATTTTCAATACGAGAGACGAACCGCACGCCGATGTTCGGCAGTGGATGCGGTTGCACGTGATCTGCGGCGAATCGAACAGGATTCCTTCTGCCGTGACTCGCAAGGTCGGGCTTGTCAAGCTCGCGCTAGCTTCGATTGTCGAGGGGATTGCGCCGGAATGGGATCTCTCAAGTCCGGTTGAGAGCGTGCAGGCCGTCAGCCGCAGCTGCGACGAGGAGGGGCGGGTCGAGCTCGCGAGCGGCTGGACGACGCCGAGAGAGATCCTCGAGTCGTACTTCGCAGCGGCCGAGCCTTATATCGACTCGTGGTTTGCGGCAGATATTGCAAACGAACTGACGCAGGTCGTCTCGGACTGCAGAACCCTCTTAGCGGACCGGTTTGAACGGTCCGGCGAGTTCGCTCGCAAAGTTGACTGGGCAGCAAAGCTGCAACAGCTGCGGAGTTTCGCCGACGCAGAGGGCACTGGCTGGAAGGAGCCCGCCATGCAGAGCATCGACCTCGCATATCACGAATTGGGGGGTCAGGACGCGCTGTTTCCGGCGCTGGTCGAGGCGGATGTGGTCGAAGCCATGCCGGACGATGGGGAAGTGGAGGTCAGAATGCGCTCAACGTTCGAGTACAGCCGCGCGTTCGCACGGGGCCTGGCCGTGCGAGATTATCGCGAGGAACTCGCGGGAGTGAGCTGGGGCAACCTGAGGTTTCAACTCGGCGACGGTATAAGGGATGTGTCCCTAGACCCGTCGAAGAAGTACCCAGATGAGCTTCAGCGTTGCAAAAGCGTAGAAGAATTCATATCATTACTGGAGGACGTAAGCAGAACATGA
- a CDS encoding ubiquitin-like protein UBact: MIFEVDRLRRSRDAGPDRKFGEDDGPGKPDIRKPGAPNELLKRMRKVDPDQAKKYRQRSGQ, encoded by the coding sequence ATGATTTTTGAAGTTGATCGATTGCGGCGATCCCGCGACGCTGGACCCGACAGAAAGTTCGGCGAGGACGACGGGCCGGGCAAACCTGACATCCGGAAACCGGGCGCGCCGAACGAGCTGCTCAAGCGAATGAGGAAGGTCGATCCCGACCAGGCCAAGAAGTACAGGCAGCGGTCAGGTCAATGA
- a CDS encoding proteasome subunit alpha — MRLSSPRTFGELVDFQPAPLPAGAGETHGTTVLALMCADGVVTLADRRATMGSLIMFDKAEKIVALDRWTVVAISGAYARSIDVCRYLQHAFMYYERRNLQEISAQGKLMEISKALSENLQLASDGFGVFLPIAATYDRKADQFGIYFFDMAGARFESAQYACAGSGSERIRGIFEYALRDKGPWSDRSLDDVLEDGLRMLDIAADLDSATGGVRKHLPSVCVLTADGARVMDESEIRPFVDRVLQT; from the coding sequence ATGAGGCTGTCTTCACCCCGGACCTTCGGTGAGCTCGTCGACTTCCAGCCGGCCCCGCTGCCGGCGGGCGCCGGAGAGACCCACGGGACAACGGTGCTCGCACTGATGTGTGCCGACGGTGTCGTGACCTTGGCAGACCGGCGGGCGACGATGGGAAGCCTCATCATGTTCGACAAGGCCGAGAAGATCGTGGCGCTGGATCGTTGGACGGTCGTTGCCATCAGCGGCGCGTACGCAAGGTCGATCGACGTCTGTCGCTACCTTCAGCACGCGTTCATGTACTACGAGCGTCGCAATTTGCAGGAGATTTCAGCCCAAGGCAAGCTGATGGAGATCTCGAAGGCGCTGTCGGAGAACCTTCAGCTTGCGTCAGACGGCTTCGGGGTTTTCTTACCTATCGCCGCCACCTACGACCGCAAGGCCGATCAGTTCGGGATCTACTTCTTCGATATGGCTGGCGCGAGGTTTGAGTCGGCTCAGTACGCATGTGCAGGGTCCGGCTCTGAGAGGATCAGAGGGATCTTCGAATACGCACTTCGAGATAAGGGCCCTTGGTCGGACCGCAGCCTTGATGACGTGCTCGAAGACGGGCTACGTATGCTTGACATCGCCGCAGATCTGGATTCAGCAACCGGCGGGGTCAGGAAGCACCTTCCCTCGGTCTGCGTGCTGACCGCCGACGGGGCGAGGGTGATGGACGAAAGCGAGATACGGCCGTTCGTTGATAGGGTGCTGCAAACGTAA
- the glyS gene encoding glycine--tRNA ligase subunit beta, with protein MPEMLFELGTEELPAVAVRPAYEQLEREVLHGLGSAGVEFGEVASMGTPRRLIVQVQNVSAMQPDRVVEQRGPSVSAAFDDSGTPTRALEGFCKGQGVAADQVQERDGYVWVTKNVPGRPTIDILQEVLPSAVRALAFAKTMRWAGTKMRFARPIRWVLAAFGGECVQFDLEGVRSGLLSRGHRFNSTGEFEACTLDELVAGLRERDVEPDPDAREEAIRSGANEVSGGRVELTDDLVEENVFLTESPVALKGVFPKEYLGLPEPVLVTAMAKHERFFPVRDSNGKLANEFVSIRNGGDESVVRSGNQWVLNARFNDAKFFFDEDLRMTLDQFLQATARMTFADGLGTVLDRSSRLESLCGAIATATGADEGERDQAMTAGKYAKADLSAGLVSELPSLQGVIGGVYAEREGMPGPVCAAIATQYDLDANPLPDSAEARTGIRLTMADQIDRLAGFLGTDRSPTGSRDPFALRRAAALLTDAALRWSQPFHGYISLFDHAVGLYEAQGIALDRGKAFSHLAELFESRYEVAFPDVRSDILSAAMMDRSPDDLFSPRRVGLRIEALQRLTHDDAFVQTATRPINIVAAAVESGEDIADGLPKEAALDSADGAALLALIQDVAVKAGKAEESEAVEDLCDALQTLANPINAFFESTMVMADDDAVRLARLQLSKAVGDTLRLAGDFTKVVIDG; from the coding sequence ATGCCTGAGATGCTGTTCGAACTTGGCACTGAGGAGCTTCCGGCCGTTGCCGTGAGACCAGCCTACGAGCAATTGGAGCGCGAAGTGCTCCACGGTCTTGGGTCTGCCGGGGTCGAATTCGGCGAGGTTGCCAGCATGGGAACGCCCAGGAGGCTCATTGTCCAGGTTCAAAACGTGTCTGCCATGCAGCCTGACAGGGTGGTCGAGCAGCGCGGTCCGTCCGTTAGCGCTGCGTTCGACGATTCAGGAACTCCGACCCGGGCGCTGGAGGGCTTCTGCAAGGGGCAAGGCGTGGCCGCAGACCAGGTTCAAGAAAGGGACGGCTACGTGTGGGTCACAAAAAACGTGCCGGGAAGGCCGACGATCGATATCCTACAGGAAGTGCTCCCGAGCGCTGTCCGCGCGCTGGCCTTCGCCAAGACGATGCGCTGGGCCGGCACGAAGATGCGGTTCGCCCGTCCGATCAGGTGGGTGCTGGCGGCGTTCGGAGGCGAGTGCGTGCAGTTCGACCTTGAGGGCGTGCGATCGGGACTGCTGAGCCGAGGTCACAGGTTCAACTCTACCGGCGAATTCGAGGCTTGCACGCTGGACGAACTGGTTGCGGGTCTGCGAGAGCGCGACGTCGAGCCCGACCCGGACGCCCGCGAAGAGGCGATTAGATCGGGCGCGAACGAGGTGTCCGGCGGGCGCGTCGAGCTGACGGACGACTTGGTGGAGGAGAACGTCTTCTTGACCGAAAGCCCGGTCGCGCTGAAGGGGGTCTTCCCAAAGGAGTATCTAGGGCTGCCAGAGCCGGTACTGGTGACCGCAATGGCCAAGCACGAGAGGTTTTTCCCAGTTCGCGACTCGAACGGCAAGCTGGCCAACGAGTTTGTGAGCATTCGAAACGGCGGCGATGAGAGCGTCGTGCGAAGCGGCAACCAGTGGGTGCTCAACGCGCGGTTCAACGACGCGAAGTTCTTCTTTGACGAAGACCTGAGGATGACGCTCGACCAGTTCTTGCAAGCGACCGCAAGGATGACGTTCGCCGATGGACTGGGCACAGTTCTAGATCGCTCATCGCGCTTAGAGAGCTTATGCGGGGCGATTGCGACCGCGACGGGCGCCGATGAGGGCGAGCGCGATCAGGCGATGACAGCTGGCAAGTACGCCAAGGCGGACCTATCAGCCGGGCTGGTGAGCGAGCTGCCGTCGTTGCAGGGCGTCATCGGTGGCGTATACGCCGAGCGGGAGGGCATGCCGGGGCCGGTTTGTGCGGCGATCGCCACACAGTACGACCTCGACGCAAATCCGCTGCCGGACAGCGCGGAAGCTCGAACTGGGATTCGGCTGACGATGGCCGACCAGATCGACAGGCTGGCAGGGTTCCTCGGGACTGATCGGTCGCCGACCGGCTCCCGCGACCCGTTCGCGCTGCGCAGGGCGGCCGCTCTGCTGACTGACGCGGCCCTCCGGTGGTCTCAGCCCTTCCACGGCTACATTAGCCTGTTCGATCACGCGGTGGGGCTGTACGAGGCCCAGGGCATCGCGCTGGATCGAGGCAAAGCGTTCTCGCACCTGGCAGAACTGTTCGAGAGCCGATACGAGGTCGCTTTCCCCGATGTGCGCAGCGATATCTTGAGCGCGGCGATGATGGATCGCTCACCCGACGACCTGTTCAGTCCGCGGCGCGTCGGTCTGAGGATCGAAGCGCTGCAACGGTTGACCCACGACGACGCGTTCGTGCAGACGGCTACGAGACCGATCAATATCGTGGCGGCGGCCGTCGAGTCCGGGGAAGACATTGCGGACGGGCTGCCCAAAGAAGCGGCGCTGGATTCAGCTGATGGCGCGGCGCTCCTTGCGCTGATTCAAGACGTGGCTGTCAAGGCCGGCAAGGCTGAAGAATCGGAAGCCGTGGAAGATCTGTGCGATGCGTTGCAGACGTTGGCAAATCCGATCAATGCGTTCTTCGAATCGACGATGGTCATGGCCGACGACGATGCTGTCCGCTTAGCTCGCCTGCAACTTTCGAAGGCCGTCGGCGACACGTTGAGGCTCGCTGGCGACTTCACCAAGGTCGTCATTGACGGGTAG
- a CDS encoding riboflavin synthase: MFTGIVESLEEVLQFDGERLSVARPDSWDHLSVGESIAINGCCLTLAAQNDSLAFEVSEETLGRTTLGGLPAGTQVNLERALKVGARLGGHYVQGHIDCTGRFVDRSSGGSWRFQIPDQFAKYLVDKGSVAIDGVSLTVVEPDKGDFSVAVIPLTQEKTSLGQLTAGDAVNIEFDVLAKYVEGLLATRQ; the protein is encoded by the coding sequence ATGTTTACAGGGATCGTCGAAAGTCTTGAAGAGGTGTTGCAGTTCGACGGAGAGCGATTGTCGGTCGCTCGGCCCGACTCTTGGGATCATCTCAGCGTCGGCGAGAGCATCGCGATCAACGGCTGTTGCCTGACGCTCGCGGCACAAAATGACAGCCTGGCGTTCGAGGTCAGCGAGGAGACTCTCGGACGGACAACGCTCGGTGGGCTACCGGCCGGAACCCAGGTCAATCTGGAACGGGCGTTGAAGGTCGGTGCCAGACTCGGCGGACATTACGTACAGGGGCATATCGATTGTACGGGTCGTTTCGTCGATCGAAGTTCGGGCGGCTCGTGGCGCTTCCAGATCCCCGATCAGTTCGCGAAGTACCTGGTCGACAAGGGCTCCGTGGCGATCGACGGCGTTAGCCTCACAGTCGTCGAACCGGACAAGGGCGACTTCAGCGTTGCCGTCATCCCGCTGACGCAGGAGAAGACTTCCCTGGGGCAACTGACGGCGGGCGATGCGGTCAACATCGAGTTCGACGTGCTCGCGAAGTACGTCGAGGGGCTCCTCGCTACCCGTCAATGA